In Mustela nigripes isolate SB6536 chromosome 12, MUSNIG.SB6536, whole genome shotgun sequence, one DNA window encodes the following:
- the PFN3 gene encoding profilin-3, whose product MGDWKGYISAVLRDQRIDDVAIVGHSDNRCVWASRPGGLLAAISPQEVGVLTGHDRRTFLLSGLSVAGRRCCVIRDHLLSEGDGVLDARTKGLDGRAVCVGHTPRVLLVLMGRRGVHGGILNKTVHELIKGLRKQGT is encoded by the coding sequence ATGGGAGACTGGAAGGGCTATATCAGTGCGGTGTTGCGTGACCAGCGCATTGACGACGTGGCCATCGTGGGTCACTCAGACAATCGCTGCGTGTGGGCATCGCGCCCCGGAGGCCTTCTGGCTGCCATATCGCCGCAGGAGGTGGGTGTGCTCACAGGGCATGACCGGCGCACCTTCCTGTTGTCGGGCCTCAGCGTGGCGGGCCGCCGCTGCTGCGTCATCCGCGACCACTTGCTGTCTGAGGGCGATGGAGTTCTGGACGCGCGCACCAAGGGGCTGGATGGGCGCGCGGTCTGCGTCGGCCACACCCCGCGCGTGCTCCTCGTGCTCATGGGCAGGCGCGGCGTGCACGGGGGCATCCTCAATAAGACGGTGCATGAACTGATCAAGGGTCTGCGCAAGCAGGGCACCTAG
- the F12 gene encoding coagulation factor XII, which produces MRALLFLGSLLGSLESALLIPPWKTPKEHKHRKDEHTVVLTVTGEPCYFPFQYNRQLYHKCIHRGRPGPRPWCATTPNFEQDQQWGYCLEPKKVQDHCSKHSPCQKGGTCVNMPHGPHCICPEHFTGKHCEREKCFEPQLLQFFHEKEIWHRLEPAGVAKCQCKGPEAHCKLLATQVCRTNPCLNGGSCLEAEGHLLCRCPAGYAGRMCDVDTEAHCYEGRGQDYRGRAATALSGARCRPWASEATYQKVTAEQELNWGLGNHAFCRNPDNDTRPWCFVWSGDRLSWEYCRLARCRAPNLAAPQNLSPSRVPSGHPDLPLPSLLALQKPQSPTPASGATPEQPISVPSSGCGQRLRKRLSSLSRVVGGLVALPGAHPYIAALYWRHNFCAGSLIASCWVLTAAHCLQNRPAPEELTVVLGQDRHNQSCEQCQTLAVRAYSLHEAFSPITYQHDLALLRLQETADGHCALPSPFVQPVCLPSGAASPAEPEAALCEVAGWGHQFEGAGEYSSFLQEAQVPLISSERCSAPEVHGSSFTPGMLCAGFLEGGTDACQGDSGGPLVCEDDATESQLILRGIISWGSGCGDRYKPGVYTDVASYLTWIQEHINS; this is translated from the exons ATGAGGGCTCTGCTGTTTCTGGGGTCCCTGCTGGGAAGCCTGGAGTCAGCGCTTTTG ATTCCACCTTGGAAAACCCCCAAGGAGCATAAGCACAGAAAGGATGAGCACACAGTGG TTCTCACGGTCACTGGGGAACCCTGCTACTTCCCCTTCCAGTACAACCGGCAGCTGTACCATAAATGTATCCACAGGGGCCGGCCCGGCCCCCGGCCCTG GTGTGCTACCACCCCCAACTTCGAGCAGGACCAGCAATGGGGATACTGCCTGGAGCCCAAGAAAGTGCAAG ACCACTGCAGCAAACACAGCCCCTGCCAGAAGGGAGGGACCTGTGTGAACATGCCCCATGGCCCACACTGTATCTGTCCAGAACACTTCACTGGGAAGCACTGCGAGAGAG agaaGTGTTTTGAGCCTCAGCTTCTTCAATTCTTCCACGAGAAAGAAATATGGCATAGGCTCGAGCCAGCAGGTGTGGCCAAGTGCCAGTGCAAGGGTCCTGAGGCCCACTGCAAGCTGCTGGCCACCCAGG TCTGCCGCACCAACCCGTGCCTCAACGGGGGCAGCTGCTTAGAAGCGGAGGGCCACCTCTTGTGCCGTTGCCCCGCTGGCTACGCTGGACGCATGTGCGACGTGG acaCTGAGGCGCACTGCTACGAAGGCCGCGGGCAGGACTACCGCGGTAGAGCCGCGACTGCGCTCTCGGGTGCCCGGTGTCGACCGTGGGCCTCCGAGGCCACCTATCAGAAAGTGACTGCAGAGCAAGAGCTTAACTGGGGATTGGGCAACCATGCCTTCTGCCG GAACCCGGACAATGACACCCGCCCGTGGTGCTTCGTGTGGAGTGGCGACCGGCTGAGCTGGGAATATTGCCGCCTGGCACGGTGCCGGGCCCCAAACCTGGCGGCTCCTCAGAACCTGTCTCCAAGCCGGGTCCCCTCTGGGCACCCGGACCTTCCCTTGCCCTCGCTTTTGGCACTGCAGAAGCCTCAGTCCCCGACCCCAG CCTCGGGCGCCACGCCGGAGCAGCCCATTTCTGTGCCCAGTTCGGGCTGCGGACAGCGGCTCCGGAAACGGCTGTCCTCTCTGAGCCGCGTCGTCGGGGGCCTAgtggccctgcctggggctcaCCCCTACATCGCCGCGCTGTACTGGCGCCACAATTTCTGCGCGGGAAGCCTCATCGCCTCCTGCTGGGTGCTGACGGCAGCTCACTGCCTGCAGAACCG GCCGGCGCCTGAGGAGCTGACGGTGGTGCTCGGCCAGGACCGCCATAACCAGAGCTGTGAGCAGTGCCAGACGCTGGCCGTGCGCGCGTACAGCCTGCACGAGGCCTTCTCGCCCATCACCTACCAGCACGACCTGG CGCTGCTGCGCCTGCAGGAGACAGCGGACGGCCACTGCGCGCTCCCGTCGCCTTTCGTTCAGCCGGTGTGCCTGCCGAGCGGCGCTGCCAGCCCAGCCGAGCCCGAGGCCGCGCTCTGCGAGGTGGCCGGCTGGGGCCACCAGTTCGAGG GGGCGGGGGAATATTCCAGTTTCCTGCAGGAAGCGCAGGTGCCGCTCATCTCTTCGGAGCGCTGCTCCGCCCCTGAAGTGCACGGATCCTCTTTTACCCCCGGCATGCTCTGCGCTGGCTTCCTCGAGGGCGGCACGGACGCCTGCCAG GGTGATTCTGGGGGCCCGCTAGTGTGTGAAGACGATGCCACAGAGAGCCAGCTCATCCTGCGAGGTATCATCAGCTGGGGTTCGGGTTGTGGTGACCGCTACAAGCCAGGTGTGTACACCGACGTGGCCAGCTACCTGACCTGGATCCAGGAGCACATCAACTCCTGA